In Calothrix sp. PCC 7507, one DNA window encodes the following:
- a CDS encoding response regulator transcription factor, which produces MSTVLVVEDTPSQLELINNFLRESGHTVIKAYDAKDGLNKAVEQQPDVIITDVVMPGLSGFEFCRQLKKNPATEKVPIIICSSKNKEIDRIWGMKQGADVYLTKPFTRQELLRALRSVVD; this is translated from the coding sequence ATGTCTACGGTTTTAGTTGTTGAAGATACTCCGTCTCAATTGGAATTAATTAATAACTTTTTGCGAGAGAGTGGGCACACGGTAATTAAAGCTTATGATGCCAAAGATGGGTTAAATAAGGCAGTTGAGCAGCAGCCGGATGTCATTATTACCGATGTAGTTATGCCAGGACTCAGTGGTTTTGAATTCTGTCGCCAACTCAAAAAAAATCCAGCAACCGAGAAAGTACCGATTATTATTTGTAGTTCCAAAAATAAAGAAATTGACCGGATTTGGGGGATGAAACAAGGTGCAGATGTTTATTTAACCAAGCCTTTTACTAGGCAAGAATTATTACGCGCTTTGCGATCTGTTGTTGATTAA
- a CDS encoding DUF29 domain-containing protein, whose translation MANTLYDRDLQLWIEQTISQLRNGEFASLDIEHLIEELTDLGRSEKNALKSNLIILLAHLLKLRIQHDVPDMMRGSWYSSVLEHRQRVLNNLADTPSLKSFLVEAVEKAYPDGRKLAIKEGKLAKFGVPIPEDSEYPATCPFTIAQLLDEDFYGT comes from the coding sequence ATGGCTAACACTCTCTACGATCGCGATCTTCAATTGTGGATTGAGCAAACCATAAGTCAATTAAGAAACGGCGAATTTGCATCATTGGATATTGAGCATTTGATTGAGGAACTAACGGATTTGGGTAGATCAGAAAAGAACGCTTTGAAAAGCAATCTGATTATCTTGTTAGCGCATCTACTCAAGTTAAGGATTCAACATGATGTGCCCGATATGATGAGGGGTAGCTGGTATAGTTCAGTGCTGGAACATCGACAGCGAGTTCTCAACAATTTGGCTGATACTCCTTCTCTCAAAAGTTTTCTAGTAGAAGCAGTGGAAAAAGCTTATCCAGATGGTCGAAAGCTAGCGATTAAGGAGGGTAAACTGGCTAAGTTTGGCGTTCCTATCCCAGAAGATAGTGAGTATCCCGCTACTTGTCCGTTTACGATCGCACAGCTTCTTGATGAGGATTTCTACGGGACTTGA
- a CDS encoding type II toxin-antitoxin system VapB family antitoxin: protein MVINLEIDENLVQEALELGGNHTQRAVVEEALKEYVQRRKQLKILELFGTIEYDDDYDYKQLR, encoded by the coding sequence ATGGTTATCAATCTAGAAATTGACGAAAACTTAGTTCAAGAAGCACTCGAATTGGGTGGAAATCATACTCAGCGTGCTGTTGTTGAAGAGGCATTGAAAGAGTATGTGCAGCGTCGAAAACAATTAAAAATTCTGGAACTATTCGGCACAATTGAATACGACGATGATTATGACTACAAACAACTGCGCTAA